The following are from one region of the Juglans regia cultivar Chandler chromosome 10, Walnut 2.0, whole genome shotgun sequence genome:
- the LOC109020639 gene encoding peroxidase 3-like has product MYMIDVASHKRSSNCSNSVLKMGAMRYVAIIFIGVLGSVVCSEAQLQLGFYSKSCPKAEKIVLNFVHEHIHNAPSLAAAFIRMHFHDCFVRGCDASLLLNTTSSNQAEKSGGPNLSLRGFDFIDRVKSLLEAECPGIVSCADTVALIARDSVVATGGPFWKVPTGRRDGTISMASEALANIPPPTSNFSNLQTLFGNQGLDLKDLVLLSGAHTIGITRCLSISNRLYNFTGVGDQDPALDSEYAANLKARKCKTPTDNTTLLEMDPGSHRTFDLSYYSLLLKRRGIFQSDAALTTNPTSKSYITQLLQGPLEDFHSEFAKSMEKMGRVKVKTGTEGEIRKHCAVVNS; this is encoded by the exons ATGTACATGATTGACGTTGCTTCCCACAAAAGATCAAGTAATTGCAGTAATTCAGTCTTGAAAATGGGAGCGATGCGTTATGTCGCTATCATATTCATTGGTGTCTTAGGATCTGTCGTTTGTTCAGAAGCTCAACTGCAGCTGGGTTTTTACTCTAAGAGCTGCCCAAAAGCAGAGAAGATTGTTCTAAACTTCGTCCATGAGCACATCCATAATGCTCCGTCGTTGGCAGCTGCCTTCATAAGAATGCACTTCCATGACTGCTTTGTCAGG GGTTGTGATGCATCTTTGCTTCTGAACACGACGTCGAGCAACCAAGCTGAGAAGTCTGGCGGTCCAAATCTATCGCTGAGAGGTTTTGACTTCATTGACAGAGTGAAGAGCCTTCTTGAAGCCGAATGTCCTGGCATAGTTTCTTGTGCAGATACAGTTGCTTTGATTGCAAGAGATTCTGTTGTGGCCACT GGAGGGCCATTTTGGAAAGTTCCAACTGGTCGAAGAGATGGGACAATCTCAATGGCCTCAGAAGCGCTGGCCAACATCCCACCTCCAACTAGCAACTTCTCCAACCTCCAAACACTCTTTGGTAACCAGGGTCTTGATTTAAAAGACTTGGTCTTGCTGTCTG GAGCTCACACCATTGGCATTACTCGTTGCTTATCCATCTCTAACCGACTCTACAATTTCACTGGGGTGGGAGATCAGGACCCAGCTCTGGACAGTGAATATGCTGCCAATCTCAAGGCAAGAAAGTGCAAAACTCCTACTGATAATACAACCCTTCTTGAAATGGATCCAGGAAGCCACAGAACATTTGACCTTAGCTACTACAGTCTCCTGCTAAAGAGAAGGGGTATATTCCAATCAGATGCTGCTTTAACTACAAACCCCACTTCCAAGTCTTATATCACCCAACTGCTTCAAGGACCGCTTGAAGATTTCCACTCCGAATTTGCCAAGTCTATGGAGAAAATGGGTCGGGTCAAAGTTAAGACCGGGACAGAGGGCGAGATAAGAAAGCACTGTGCAGTGGTTAATAGCtga
- the LOC109020640 gene encoding traB domain-containing protein-like, producing the protein MDPHAPPAEGEDFVHIENPIADENLSESIVNVEEPLPRDDDACDGDVSASNEADTSEQRKILPEELSRSVLVLSCDSAAEGGVCDVYLVGTAHVSQESCKEVQAVISFMKPQVVFLELCSSRVAVLTPQNIKVPTMGEMVDMWKKKHNIFGILYSWFLAKVASKLEVFPGSEFRVAYEEAMKYGGRVILGDRPVQITLRRTWAKMPLWHKIKLLYSLLFQAVFLPSPEDLNRMLKEMDDVDMLTLVIQEMSKEFPTLMETLVHERDQYMSSTLLRIASEHSSVVAVVGKGHLQGIKKNWKQPVGVKDLMTMPSQKSAISRAKILTSLGVAVAGIGIISGIYLMIKK; encoded by the exons ATGGACCCCCACGCGCCCCCAGCCGAAGGCGAGGACTTCGTCCACATCGAGAACCCTATCGCTGACGAGAACTTGAGCGAGAGCATCGTTAATGTCGAGGAGCCGCTGCCGAGAGACGATGATGCGTGTGACGGGGACGTTTCCGCAAGTAACGAAGCCGATACCTCGGAGCAGAGGAAGATACTTCCAGAGGAGCTCTCGAGAAGCGTGCTGGTTCTTTCTTGCGATTCTGCCGCCGAGGGTGGTGTCTGCGACGTCTACCTGGTTGGCACCGCTCACGTGTCTCAG GAATCATGCAAAGAAGTACAAGCTGTAATCAGTTTTATGAAACCACAG GTTGTTTTCTTAGAACTATGCTCGAGCCGTGTGGCAGTACTTACCCCTCAGAATATAAAG GTACCAACCATGGGAGAAATGGTAGACATGTGGAAGAAAAAGCACAACATATTCGGAATACTTTACAGCTGGTTTCTTGCCAAG GTTGCCAGTAAGCTAGAGGTTTTCCCTGGTTCTGAGTTTCGTGTGGCATATGAAGAAGCAATGAAATATGGGGGCCGGGTGATTCTGGGGGACCGTCCCGTACAG ATTACATTGCGGAGGACTTGGGCAAAAATGCCATTGTGGCATAAGATAAAACTACTCTACTCCTTACTTTTTCAAGCAGTATTTTTACCAAGCCCTGAGGATCTGAATAGAATG CTAAAGGAAATGGATGATGTTGACATGCTGACTCTTGTGATTCAAGAAATGAGCAAGGAGTTCCCTACTCTAATGGAGACCCTTGTACATGAGCGAGATCA GTACATGTCATCGACATTACTAAGAATTGCTAGTGAGCATAGTTCAGTTGTAGCAGTTGTTGGGAAGGGACATCTGCAAGGAATCAAGAAGAATTGGAAGCAGCCTGTTGGG GTGAAGGATCTGATGACGATGCCTTCTCAAAAATCAGCTATATCTAGAGCGAAAATCCTCACATCTCTTGGAGTTGCAGTTGCTGGGATAGGCATAATTTCGGGCATCTATCTTATGATCAAGAAATAG
- the LOC108981894 gene encoding polyubiquitin-like, translating into MRVIVVTRAHQFVIDVGLQEPVLEIKGKIEQLFGVPVASQTLSVLGWELVDGLDMEDYPIVTEGTKIDLTIKSLLMLPPLNHCSRIQIVVKFSARQFNIEVEATETVRSLKEKIHIMDGTPLKRMSLFYSGMELEDLRNLNEYGVREFSEIVVFLKSMQNRMSDEPPSARLSLVVQTSSSLLNAARIPLEMIKDSCTVNELRQILLSREILPIDDYLFIHKQRIMRDNCSLRWHGVENGDCLYVFKGTVSRSGSC; encoded by the coding sequence ATGAGGGTAATAGTTGTTACTAGGGCACATCAATTTGTGATTGACGTGGGTCTCCAAGAACCTGTTCTTGAAATCAAAGGGAAGATAGAACAACTCTTTGGTGTCCCTGTGGCGTCCCAAACTCTCTCAGTATTAGGATGGGAATTGGTGGATGGACTTGACATGGAAGACTATCCAATTGTCACTGAAGGTACTAAAATTGATCTCACCATCAAATCCCTCCTTATGCTGCCTCCACTAAACCATTGTAGTAGAATCCAAATTGTAGTGAAATTCTCGGCTCGGCAGTTTAACATAGAGGTAGAGGCAACAGAAACAGTGCGTAGTCTTAAAGAGAAAATTCATATCATGGATGGAACACCTCTCAAAAGAATGTCACTTTTCTATTCTGGGATGGAGTTGGAAGATTTACGCAATCTAAACGAGTATGGAGTACGCGAGTTTTCGGAAATAGTTGTGTTCCTCAAGAGCATGCAGAATCGTATGAGTGATGAACCTCCATCAGCAAGGTTGAGTCTTGTGGTGCAAACTTCTTCTAGTTTGCTTAATGCAGCTAGGATTCCTTTGGAAATGATCAAGGACTCATGCACTGTTAATGAGTTGAGGCAGATATTATTGAGCAGAGAAATTCTTCCTATTGATGATTATTTGTTCATCCACAAGCAGAGGATAATGCGTGACAATTGCAGCCTCCGGTGGCATGGTGTTGAGAATGGGGACTGTCTCTATGTGTTTAAAGGGACTGTTAGTCGAAGTGGAAGCTGCTAG